The stretch of DNA AAACACTATAATTGAGCTTTTCTTTATTAAGGTTAGGTCTTCCATGTATAGACACATCATTCACTTAAACAATCATTGTAGGTAATCTGTAACATTGTTTAAGTTGCTAGGAGGTAAACTGTTGTAGCTGTTTCCCtaaaatgattatattttatatgtagtTCTAGTTCAATAACTTAATATACAACAATGTTTTTCATGCTAAACGGCGTGGTTTGTTTACTGACCCCTTTATATCATATGCCACTTTCACCAGTTGCGTACCCAGGCACTTGCTTCTTTACATTCTGGTCTGCAGAATAACCAAGGCCTCCCTGTTTCTCATGTTGCTAACTGGCTTGCCAtggaggtattttttcatggatAGATGTGGATGAATGGTTCTCttgtttcctttcttttttgtctACAGTGAGGCAGGACTTTCCAACTTCCTCTTACATTCACCTTTTTGTCATCAAAATTAGGATGAAGTTATAGAAGACCTCTTGGAGTATCATGGATTCTTGATAAAGTCATTTGAAGAACCATACATGGTGAAGGAAGGCCCATTTCTCAATGGTGATACTGACTATCCCACGAAGCGTTCCAAACTTGTGCACAAGAAAAAGTCTGAAACAATAATTGAGGATGTATCACCCTTGAGTCAAGCGGAAGTACCACCTGCGGTAACTAAGATAGAGACAAGAAAGCAAAACAAGGAGGAGCCTCAAATAGTTCCGTCCATTGAAAATGATAGTTCTAGACAGAAGCTTGATGAGGAAATGCCTGACTCACAAGTTACGTTGTCCCCAAAAGATAGCAAAGCAGGAAAGGCTATCCCTTGGATACAAAATAAGGAAGAGCTACTTGGTCGTCAAGACAGTGGAAAATATCATAATATGGCTAGCCCTAAACCATCACCGGTCAACTTCCAATTCCCTAATAAAATGCCTGAGCCACAAGTTACTAGTGCGCATTCTGATTTAAATATGAGAGGCTCTCCTAGTCCTAGGAGAAACTTGAACTTTAATGTTGATGTGAGACCATTGGAGGTTGCACCAAAACCAGCTTCATCTGAAAGTTCATTAGTTAGTAGTATTTTTGTGCCACTTCCTGTGGCCCATGATGTATCCAAGGATCAGTCTCTTGTTATCCGCCAGGAAGAAAATGAGGATCAAGTGGATGATAACAGTGAAGACTTTCAAGATAAAGAAATTGCTGACGCCAAGCTGAAGTTGTTCTTAAGGTTTCACTTTTTTGTGCCTGATTTCATTTAGCATGTTCAGTTTTTAGAATATGAATTTGCCTGTTTTTTTGGAATCATTAAATTCTATAATCTAAATTATTGTTCCCTCTGCTTTGCCAGGTTATGGAGGAGACGAGTGTCAAAATTAAGGACGTTACGTGAGCAGAGGCAGTTAGCAACAAATGCTGCATTAGAGTCATTGCCATTGGGTCCTCCAATTCGACAATATACAAATGTAAGAttggcatggttttgtgattttcTCACTAAACTGctcttatattttttgttttttctcgtTAAATGAGCTGAACCACTGAAGACAGTTTTTATTGTTAAGTGAATTGAAGATGAGTACTTCCTCTTAAAGTAAAGGCAGTTCTTGCTGCTGAATATAAGATTGAAACCTTTTGTGAATTCATCATTTTAAATGCTTATTGGACTTCTGTGCTATTGACTTTTCGTTTTTCCATTTagcaatttttattttcagttagAGTAATAAAACCATGAATTGATTATTGTATTGACTATGATGTTTTCCTTTACAATGAAGCAACCTGGTAGCTTTGACAAGTTTGACATCGATACAGCTATGAGGGAGAGATGTGAAAAGCAGGAAAAGTCACAAGCAAGACTTAATGTCTCAGAAATAGTTGCCAATACACTAGACAGAAGAAACAAAGAAGCTAAATGCTTGTGCTGGAAAATTATTCTATGTTCTCAGACGAACAGTGGATATGAAATGGGATCAGCAGGCTGGTGGTTGGCCTCCAAGCTCATGCCTTCTAGCGACAAAGATGTGATTTTGTCATCTCCTGGCTTAGCAATATGGAGGAAGTGGTTTTCTAGCCAACTCGGCACTGATCCTACTTGCTGCATCTCTGTAATCAGGGATACAGCACTTGGTAGATTAGATGAGGCAGCATCTGGGGCGAACGCAgttgtgtttcttgtttctgAGAGCCTTTCATGGGAACTGCAGAGAATTCATCTCCATAATCTTCTGAACACAATTCCCTCTGGAGCTTGCCTACCACTATTGATCTTATGTGGTAGATATGACCAAGGGTTCTCTTCTATTATAATGCATGAACTGCACCTTCAGGACATTGATAAATCACTGGTTAGTTGCTTCCGGATTGTTTTCCTTATTGAAAACCAGCAGGTGGAACACTTAAGTGGATTTTTCAGTGATCAACGACTGAGAGAGGGTCTGGAATGGCTGGCAGGTGAATCACCTTTACATCCTACGCTTCGTTGTGTGAAAGTACGAGAACTTGTTCATAGGCATCTTAGTTCCTTATCAGGGGCTCAGGACATCAGCAGTAACTACAAGTTGGGTCCGAATGACTGTATCTCATTGTTCAATGAAGCCTTAGATTGCTCATTGCAGGAAATTATTCTAGCTGCCAATTCAAATCCTGCTGGTTGGCCATGTCCGGAGATTGGCTTACTTGACAAGTCATGTGATGAAGATAGGGTGGTTAAAAGGTACTTGCCGATTTTAGGATGGAGCTCGAAAGCAAAAATTAAACCAGTAATTTGTGCTCTGCAAAACTGTAAGCTCCCGACGTTTCCTGATAATTTATCCTGGTTGGCCGGAGGATGTAAAGCTAGACATGAAATTGAGAACCAGAGGATACAGCTCGAAAATTGCTTGATCCTGTATCTGACTCATACTTGTAAGATGATGGGAGCCCCATTGGCAACGAAAGAGGCACATGTCACAATTCAAACCTGTTCTAGACTGGAGCTGCATTGCTCAGGCTATTGTGTAGTTCCTCACTGGGGCATGATTTTTCGTCGGATTTTCAACTGGCGATTGATGAGTTTATGTTGTGGGGATATCTCCATGGCTTATATCTCAGAATCTCATGATGTTGGTTTTCCAAGTTCGGATCTTGATATGGGATTTGATGCAAGTTTCACTTCATCTTATAATCTTAACCCTACTTTAGATGAATTAATCAGTGTTAATTTTGACACTCCTCTTCCTGTGAATGGTCATCCAGAGCCAAAAGCGATTCAACAGATTCCTCAGAAAGACTCAAATGATGTATTTCATAACGAGAGGAATGCTGAAACCACTTTCCATGCTGATGCAAGCATAAATACAGCTTATACTTTTGGTTTGAACAATGTTAGCAGTGAAGCATTAATGAAAGAAAATTCAACCAAAGAAGCTGATCAGTTAAGCAAGTTGTTGGAACAGTGTAACTTGTTGCAGGATGGCATAGATAAGAAGCTCTCTATATACTTCTGAGTGGCTTGACTTTTTGTATACTTAGTTTTTCTAAGGTGATGTTGATTAGGAAATTTTGTATGatgaattcttttttatatttatttggtTTCCATGAGTTCACACATTGGAAAGGAATTGATACAGTGAACAGAAAAGTTTTTTAACTGTTAATTGTGTAAAAATGTAGTAAAGTTTAACACACTATTTAGCAATAAAATTGGCAGAAAATTTAATTGTGTATGTGAACTATTGTCCAATTAACTTTAAGAATACTAAAAGAATGTTGGCATATATCCTTATGCAAGCATTATTTTTTCATATCAAAGTTTCgaataatattaaaagattatatAGCAACTCTTGTCTAGCAAGCAGATTCTCTTTCTTAAAGTGTAATTCATACTTCGGCAGATAGTTTCTCTATTTAACGTATACAATTATAGAAGCTAAAATCTATCCATAGTTTTCCTATTTCTTGTTTGGTTTCACCAAAAGGGAATTGATGTGACAAACCTATGTAAAATGTGGTGTTAGATTACTGAACATATTACCTGAACATTAGATATAGTAGGATATCTTTTCATATAACAGACAATTTGGTACTGTTTTTTAAGGAGATTGATTGGTTAATGTGAGACCCATCACTAATCAAACAATTTGTAAAGCCTATAGGATTCAAAATGTTGAAACTTTGGAGACATGATGAGATTGTGGACAATGAAACTTATGCATATGCTTATTATGGTCCATGAATCCACAACATGCTGAGTTGGAAAAGGGGCCTTATATTTTGTTGCATTCAATGAACCTATAAATCAAGACCACAAGAAAAACAGAACCTATAAATAATCAGACAATTTTAATTTGCTGGATTTTAAAGAGTTTTACAACTTTCTATTGTGATGAAATGGCATATTATAATTTTGCAAAAAaggaataaattgaaaaaaaattaactttaacacctatcaaattcaaaattatgaTCCCTCCCCCTCCCCCCTCCCCTTCTcttaattttgattaatattaaaaaaaatacatgacTTATTCGAAAATTTGGATAAACTATCTTTTTCAATTGAAGACtcccaaaaatttaaaacatgaaAGTAATTTTGAAATGCAATTTCATATTCAAGGAGGAAGGAAACAGTTATATTACACTGGACTCAGCATCAGCATGAGCGAGGATAATGAATTTACATTCTCAACAGCATCTTGCTTTGCCCTTCAAAGCTGACCAATTTACAATAATTCAATACGAATGAGTTAGTCACCAGCCATTCTCCCTGCATCATCCTCTCTCCATCAACTCAAGTAATTTATGAATACTCTTCCAATACATAAATCTGGAGAGTCGAGGTTGTCGCGTCATCTGAGAAGACAAGTTCAAGTGGTTCTGCATGGTTAAATGATGATATGTAACCAGAATTGGAATATTGAGAATAGATggatatacatatatacatagaaCTAGGATTAAATTACACTGGTATAACTTTAAGCTAATGTTTTCCAATGAAATTGAGCCAGCATTTTGACTCGATGAACATAGTGGCATTGTAGTAATTTACGATGATAATGTAGATGACACgaagaatagaaaataatattagagAGATATGTACCACATAGGAGAAATAACAAAGATACTTGGTCTTGTTCCATGAAGCCTCTATTTGAACACTGTTGATGGAAAAGGATAAATCTGTGAAGTCTTTGCAGAAACTAATAAACCATTAATATGAAATGATGCTAGTGAGATTGTAGCAATCATATTGGTCTTTGACCAGTTGGTGAGGGAGCGACTATAGCTGGACTTCTCATTGAGACTGCATGCTGACATGTCTGTAAATCGGAGATTCCACTCCTCACAGAACGAGAAACTTCCGACACAGTAGTAGTGGATGTCTCTGATGTTCCGTTTCCCCTCTTGGACCTTGTTAACATACTGGCATTGATGTCACCTGATCCAACTTGAGATGAACCTAACTacacaaaaatttaaagattagatAAACAAGCCAATAATCAAATGATAGGAGAGAATCAAATGATTGAACCACCAATAGAATTTTTAGCTCTGTATAAAATGCTTGCAAGAAGAATGTATGAGAAACAAATGTGTAAAATGTTGCCGTGCTTATCAACCCAATCAAAACCCCAGATCAAGATAATACTAAATACAGTAGGAAACCTTTAACAAATAATTATCTGAATAGAATTGGCTTCAAGTGAGCGGCACATTAACAAAACAGCacaatcaaattttgaaaggaTGGCGGCACAGGCAAGGGGGTAAGAATATGGGACACTACAAATTCGAAATCTTTATGCAGGGCTAAATTTAGAAAGCATAAAATACAAATGAGAAGGGTATAATATTCAAGTAATTCATACATTTGACAGGCCTTTGATCTGAACAATGATAATTGTTATATCATCTGTTCGGTTCTCATGTTCCAACCATAGTTTATATGACTCTCCAGCAATGGCGGCACACGCATCACGGGGATCTGAATAGCTTGCTGCCTGCACCATTACAAAAAATCATAGAATTCATCAAGACACTGAGTCATAACATTTCCTGaagtaaaataacaataaagaaTTATTAGCAATAGCATTGCTAGGTTTGCCTTGTGAACTATTTCCAATTCAGGGCACAGAATTGAAGCCTTTGCTATTTAGTTTAAAAACAACATTGAACATTAGAATGGATTGAGAAGAATAATTTAGACACCATCTGAATAACAATACTTAAAAAATGGACATTTGGAAGGAAAGATatagaattaaagaagaaatagGTAGCATGTCATACCATGTCAACAACAGTTTGGCTTGATAGGAACTCAAATATCCCATCACttgcaacaacaaagaatagATGATTCGGTGTAAGCTGGACTGTTGACACCTCAGGAACAGCAATGACACCGATAGTCTCTGCCAAATTATCCCCAACACTCCTTGTAAAAGCAGTTCCAGGATACATTCCATTTTGAACCCACAACCTTGGAGGATCGCCACCCTGACTCTCTTCGTCGCCCCAAGTTTGGATATTTGGATCCTTAAGCCCTTCTACCTGATCAACACTCAACACCcttgccccagaaagcttcacTCTCTCATATTCATCTCTCCGGAACGGTGTCTGATCCGAGGACAAGTCCTCAGCAATAATTCTATTCCCGTCCTTAACAGCTAGCACTGCTCTTGAGTCACCAACATTAGCTACATAAAGGGTATCACCAATAACAAGCACTGTAATTGCAGTGGTACCACTCATTGAATCATCAACATCACTGTTATGCAGTTCGTAATTCGTTGTTAAGAATGCAGAAGTGTAAGCCTTAACAGGGTCCTCCAACAATGCAGGGTCACTAGACAGTGTTTCTACTAACCTATCCTTAACAAAGTTTGCACACTGTCCACCAAATTGACCATGACCATCATACACACCAAAGAAATGGACACTGGGGTTACCTTGAATCTGAGTCCTAATGCAGAAACTATCTTGGTTTTCCTTTTCAGGTGAATCAGGGTAGTATCCCCTCTGGGTTAGAACAGAATACTCCAAAGTGAAGTTATGTGAAGGAACAGTAGCTACCTCCAATGGTCTCTGAGTGAGTATGTGCTTCCTTTGTGCACGGTAAGGGCCAAGTTCTCTGTAGTCCCTGGAGCCACCCTCTGACGGTGTGGAGTACCGGTTACAACACTTGCCATTGACACAGCCCATTCTTCAAACAGAAGGTGTGCAGCTAAAAAAAgcaagaaacacaaaaagctCAAAAAGCAAAAAGCACAAACTAAAAGCTAAATTAGGCAATTCAGGGTGGAAGCTGCAAGCTACGAGCTTCTGAAAATCCACATTGTGGTTCCAAGCTTGATCCTTCAGCTGTTTATTCTGGGAGGAAAATGAACAAAAACCCTAGGGAGGGGCAAAATAAGCAAGGGGGAGGAAAGATAGGATTTTGAGGTGTGAACCGTGATCAGAggttgagaaaaacaaaagggtAGTTGTTGAATTGGGAGAGAGAATGATTTTGAAGGAGGCTAGAGAAGAAAGCTGAGAAAGAATGGAACCctagagagagagggagaggaagCCCAGAAAGGAAGCAAAAGGGTGAGGCattttttctggcgtttgatggaaggaaaaataagagagaaagagaagcaGAAGGCGTGTGTAGTGGGGTTgtagaaaatgaaagaaagaattGTACTTTTCGTTGGGTtgcagagagagagaaagaatcaAAGGGAAAGCCGTGGTAGGAAGAAAGAGTCCAAATGGGGTTCACAAGAGAGAGAATGAAAGAGACTCACACAAAAAacacgagagagagagagagagggacaAGGATTTGAGAGATTCTATTCTATGAGTGCATGGCTGGGTTTGTGTCTTCGcagaaacaaagaaacaaagaaagaagaaacaacACACTACACTTGTAACTCACTCAGCAAATTGAGGTCAAAACCTACTCAAATCTTTTCATGCTTCAAGCTTTAATAATAGAATTTTTATCAAATCTAATCACATTAGATTAAGATCCACTCAAAAACTTAAATGAATAATACTATATagtaaaaacttaaaaatattatattatttaaaagtaGATTAGATAATATACAAATTCATGGATAATAAATGATATATTAATACTAtatagaaatttaattatttacgtAAACTTATTAATGTAGTATAGATACAAAAAGTAATTGGcataagtttattttattatatgttgATATTAATTTTGGCTAATTTTACGGTGTTTTTTGTTTGgaatcattttaaaatatttatttttttaatttttatacttttaaatttaaaattaattatttaacttattttagtaattagatAATATCTTTTATAGTAAATAccattaatttttatatgatataGAGAGATAGATAGATAAATAGATAGATTTATGTGTGTTTTAGATAAATCAAATTAGACAATATCTTTTAGATATTATAGCAAATAccattaatttttatatgatatagatagatagatttATGTGTTTTAGataaatcaaatatcaaattcaGTAAATTCtattttgatgcatttttttattttggtattgaattttcatgcattaattTTTCAACTATAAATACAATCAAGCTTTAGAGATGAATTTTGAGGTTGGGCCAATTGCATGACAGGGTTATAACTTCCACCTGGTCCAAGACGTGTCCCACCCAGAttctcttgttttttttttctttgttaaaatGATTTTCAACCTTTAATAATTTACACCATTCTAATAATTCTCCTAATTACTAGATATTgaaaataatcaatattttttagatttaaaaaaatgagtttggtttggttaaaaatatttgtaaaaacaataaaagtttttcaaaaaaagaaatacaataaatatCCTAGAAGCTTCAATTTTTTATACAATAATTTATACAAGAATAttgctaatatattttttaggatACATTGTAAGagtattataaaaaaagtttaaataacattttttaaaaaattattttttatatttttaatacattaaatagattaaaaaacttaaaattttaaactgtattttactatttttaactatgtctttaaaatatattttaactaaaaagtttaattaatatatacttTTAGCGCATACAAtaagattattattaataaatttttttatttttttaataaatatattaaaaagtttaatttttttgtgttttgaataaaaaaattattttataatcttaCCATATATCTTTGAGCACAAAGTAGAGATAAATCCTTAACTAAATTCGTTATTAAATACTGCCACCATTTAAGCACTCACTAACAAAGTAAGAAGAATACTAAAAGTTTGGTATTATATCATTACTCCTCTCAAAAGTTAGGAACACGaaagttaattattaattggTTCAAAAGATTTGAAGATGTAACATTGAATATTGGTATTGAATTCCTCCTCCATCATTGTCATTGATTCGCAAATTCACACGTAACATGTTCAAAACAATTTATGCTGTTGACTTGTTTATATTTAATGACCCAAAAACATGTCAAATATGAAATATGTGTTCATACGAGAGATTATTGTTCcattaaaaaaattggagaaTGCTTCCATAAAAAACTTAAAGCgtatttttgtaaatatatttatgtGTAAATATATTTATGTGTCGTATTATTATTAAacgtattaataaattaattatttttaaaatttttaataaattaaaataaaattgaatcgACTAATTTATAAAGTCCACTATACCATAgagttttgttattttttttgaaaaaaataaaaaatatatttatctttttatcaaaaaatttaaacatgatTCGGTTCAGATTGTATAAATCGATCGGATCGAAACgtgtctaataattataatctaGACAATTGAGTTTATTATTGTTACTATAATAAACTGATTTTATTctggtttattaaaaaataaattattaaccgatttaataaaaatgtttaatAATATCATGACATATATAAAcgtcttaaaaaaatatttttagtatcttTATCAAAATGGTCTCCTAAAAAGTTTTgcattttttaaatgaataatttcttttatagtttgttattggttttcatttttatgagatcaccaaatattttatgatgaaatatatatttcgtctaattaatattaaaaaacaaatttaaaataaattattattcatattccaaaattaaaaatgatcTTAACACTACTATAATTAGAAACATAAATAGACGAGTGAAATTGAAACGTTGAGTACAACATTTTTGAAAgcttaaaaatttataaatatagttGATGCAATGATTGAATAACTGCATTTGGATTTTAAGCTAAGGAatcataaattttgataatcaaATGAAggcttaaataaatttttgtccTCTCTGAAATATATGTTTTTGGcttttgatttataaaatttttcttctgattttagtatcatatatataatttaaaaattgtctATTTTAGTTCTCATcgttaatttattctattaaatGCTTATATAAATATTACATTGTAAAACATGTCACATCAACATTTTATGACGAGaactaaaataacaaatttaaattttacaggattatatttaaaaaatatttttttataataaggtACCTGATACATTAACAAGCTAGAAGGCCATAGGAAGATATTTTNNNNNNNNNNNNNNNNNNNNNNNNNNNNNNNNNNNNNNNNNNNNNNNNNNNNNNNNNNNNNNNNNNNNNNNNNNNNNNNNNNNNNNNNNNNNNNNNNNNNNNNNNNNNNNNNNNNNNNNNNNNNNNNNNNNNNNNNNNNNNNNNNNNNNNNNNNNNNNNNNNNNNNNNNNNNNNNNNNNNNNNNNNNNNNNNNNNNNNNNNNNNNNNNNNNNNNNNNNNNNNNNNNNNNNNNNNNNNNNNNNNNNNNNNNNNNNNNNNNNNNNNNNNNNNNNNNNNNNNNNNNNNNNNNNNNNNNNNNNNNNNNNNNNNNNNNNNNNNNNNNNNNNNNNNNNNNNNNNNNNNNNNNNNNNNNNNNNNNNNNNNNNNNNNNNNNNNNNNNNNNNNNNNNNNNNNNNNNNNNNNNNNNNNNNNNNNNNNNNNNNNNNNNNNNNNNNNNNNNNNNNNNNNNNNNNNNNNNNNNNNNNNNNNNNNNNNNNNNNNNNNNNNNNNNNNNNNNNNNNNNNNNNNNNNNNNNNNNNNNNNNNNNNNNNNNNNNNNNNNNNNNNNNNNNNNNNNNNNNNNNNNNNNNNNNNNNNNNNNNATTTATAAATActgacaaaaatatttataaattaaaaaaattaacatttcatttatgaaagataaattttgtatgataaaaatattcaaatcctaattttttattaattttttaataaaatttttaactatttcatGTTAACCCTATTTTACTGTCACTCCAtttcttctcttcttattttaccCTCTCTCAAAAATTTTCACATAATTCTCCTCCTACCTTCTCACCACCATCTGCCACTCACCTACCCGTCACTGCCAATCTCCCCTCTCATTGTTTTTCCCTCTCATTCTCAAGATGACTACAATACTTTTGTTGCGCGCCTGTGACCCAACCTAAGGAGAACGTCGTCGTGGCGCGTTTGTCCCAACCGAGGAGAACGTCGTCATAGAGCGCCTGACCCAGTCGAAAATAACACCGTCGTCGTGCGCCTAAAAAGAGAGAGGGATCGTGGTGCTGCAGAAAGAGAGTTCAGTAAAGAAAAAtaggagaagaaagagaagtgGCGCTGCTGATGGAGGTTTTGCTGTCGACGATGTTACAGTCGATGAAAAAAagctattttttaaaacattttttattttatttttcttctttttgaaaattgatttggTTACTACTAAAAAGATattgttctaatttttttaaatttgtttctattttttataaagGTTAAGATTGATTTACAAAAAATTCGGTTGATGGCTACTTCTACTTCTGATTTTTcctgaaataaattttaaagtggATGAATggaatttgttgattttttatggTTGATAGATATTTCTCTGCTTCTAGTTTTGCTAAAGTGAATTGAAATTATatgaatgaatttgaaaatttttatgttttgagtatttttgttgtgtttgattgatttaGTTTGAGTATGGGTTGTAAGTTTATGACTGAATCAGTTGAGGTTCGATCCTCCACCACTATTACTACTATTGATTTTAGTTTGATCTTTTGTAAGAGTAGTTTCAAACACCATGGCAAGAATTTTAAAGAGCAGGTAGAgttatgaaaaattgaaaataaagtgAGTTGAGGTTGAAGATGAGGTAGtttagaaattttattaaaaaataaaaaattaaatttttaatatttttatcgtacgaaattcatcttttataagtacagttttcattttttttagtttataagTATTTTTGTCGACATTCGTAAACttcatagatatttttagtagtttttccTAAATTACACCGCCTCaatgctatttttttaaataaaataaaattataaaattctactTATAATAGGAAAATCTTACTCGAACCTTCCTTTAAATAATATCGGATTGGTTGGAAGATAGGCAAAGTTGCtttcttgttatatatatatatatatatatggtgaaAGAGATAGACAAGTTTCTTAAGTAAGATTAGTCAAATTACTAATAGGGAAAATAGAGTgacaaatatgattaataataaGACAAAAGGTTgatgtataattatttaatctCCAGATGCAGTTTAATTAGTTGACACTTTTATTTGGGGAAGCGAAGtgaaaattataagaataatattacatatttaaatttttttgttaattaaatttaaataagttagtttaatataataaaaattaattttaattaatattattttaaattttattgtttaatttaattatatttaatttataaaaaaaatttaaatatatagtaTTATTCAATCTAATAACccttgaataataataattttcagccttaaaataataaatagtacAATGAAGCCAGTGCCATAAAGCACTAATACATTGTTTGTATAGAGAGAATTTGAAGGGAaagaaaataggaaaaaaaatagataaaaaagtaaattttttttatttagataaaaaaataaaaaaaaaatagtgtgagattcattaaaatatttttatttaaaaatgagatgaaaatagaaaaaaatatacaaatattagtaaaattatatatttatcttttatcattaataaattataatttacatataatatagATAAGAGTATTTCATCTATTTTCTCTATATCCAAAtaacacacaaattttttttttattttctttcttctcatctttttttctattttctttcctacATCCAACACACCATATGACTTTCTCATATTGCCAATGGAACCTGAAAGTGCATCATCACCCAACCCTCCTTATTTTTTTTCCCCTCTAACATTTGATCTTTTTGGTATCTTATTCTTATCAAGTTACTTACTTTGTATATTTCATTTACTAACTTCTGAATGAAAATCAACTAGAGTTGGTCAAGTAATTAACTCACTCATTTGtttaaataagtataaaaatctaaattttattttatatatacaataatctattaatcatcaataaactcttaaataaaatttagatttacAATGAATTATTTTCTAACCTATTGAATTAAAAGATAttgtaaacaataaaaaatttt from Arachis duranensis cultivar V14167 chromosome 4, aradu.V14167.gnm2.J7QH, whole genome shotgun sequence encodes:
- the LOC107482689 gene encoding SAC3 family protein B isoform X1, with translation MSYTGFGKGSGPSAPPKSQPPFGFNNSFPRPSSSPPPPPPSSSLPTPPRPRSIESSGWSNVQRPFYRDLETHTPVRSTPVTTFIASRDSTNGVTARISRFPNPERTRSPPVSYEDLDDLRDPDQTVQRNNQSSSPVDGRGHLLHLKSPPQSAPSLPSNHHSVWNSQSPSTSVQQQALSPRAWNGQASYANPSNHQNLSPGPPYIGSQNLQNNVTKELNSQGSKRTRSPPSSSAIRQEVVHKEFRRPSISPPRMTNTSNVLRTGPPQMNQRSLTSVVSEATDSGPISSTPTKRGRSPPSSFPVNETVEGNSISIEDSPEREALAKAKRLARFKVELSKSEQNSADVADQKASANRHEQSVLEQRYVGGHAMDSAGNFTNGHAVSDHEGLETSKVIIGLCPDMCPEPERGERERKGDLDQYERLDGDRNVTSRLLAVKKYTRTAEREASLIRPMPILQKTIDYLLSLLDQPYDERFLGAYNFLWDRMRAIRMDLRMQHIFNQGAITMLEQMIKLHIIAMHELCEYTKGEGFSEGFDAHLNIEQMNKTSVELFQMYDDHRKKGILVPTEKEFRGYYALLKLDKHPGYKVEPAELSLDLAKMTPEIRQTPEVLFARNVARACRTGNFIAFFRLARKATYLQACLMHAHFAKLRTQALASLHSGLQNNQGLPVSHVANWLAMEDEVIEDLLEYHGFLIKSFEEPYMVKEGPFLNGDTDYPTKRSKLVHKKKSETIIEDVSPLSQAEVPPAVTKIETRKQNKEEPQIVPSIENDSSRQKLDEEMPDSQVTLSPKDSKAGKAIPWIQNKEELLGRQDSGKYHNMASPKPSPVNFQFPNKMPEPQVTSAHSDLNMRGSPSPRRNLNFNVDVRPLEVAPKPASSESSLVSSIFVPLPVAHDVSKDQSLVIRQEENEDQVDDNSEDFQDKEIADAKLKLFLRLWRRRVSKLRTLREQRQLATNAALESLPLGPPIRQYTNQPGSFDKFDIDTAMRERCEKQEKSQARLNVSEIVANTLDRRNKEAKCLCWKIILCSQTNSGYEMGSAGWWLASKLMPSSDKDVILSSPGLAIWRKWFSSQLGTDPTCCISVIRDTALGRLDEAASGANAVVFLVSESLSWELQRIHLHNLLNTIPSGACLPLLILCGRYDQGFSSIIMHELHLQDIDKSLVSCFRIVFLIENQQVEHLSGFFSDQRLREGLEWLAGESPLHPTLRCVKVRELVHRHLSSLSGAQDISSNYKLGPNDCISLFNEALDCSLQEIILAANSNPAGWPCPEIGLLDKSCDEDRVVKRYLPILGWSSKAKIKPVICALQNCKLPTFPDNLSWLAGGCKARHEIENQRIQLENCLILYLTHTCKMMGAPLATKEAHVTIQTCSRLELHCSGYCVVPHWGMIFRRIFNWRLMSLCCGDISMAYISESHDVGFPSSDLDMGFDASFTSSYNLNPTLDELISVNFDTPLPVNGHPEPKAIQQIPQKDSNDVFHNERNAETTFHADASINTAYTFGLNNVSSEALMKENSTKEADQLSKLLEQCNLLQDGIDKKLSIYF